A segment of the Arachis hypogaea cultivar Tifrunner chromosome 5, arahy.Tifrunner.gnm2.J5K5, whole genome shotgun sequence genome:
ACAACCTTGTTGCATGTTTCCATTAAGCAAACATGAAGGTAAGTAATAATGTCGAGAACTACATATGTTTTGTATATGTTGTTTTTTCATATCTATTATAGCCTTTAGACAAGTTTCTCAATAAATAATAGATCTATAAATGAAACTGTATGTAACTTTGCATGCAGCAAAAAATAGTTATGAGGATGCAAATGGATTGTGAAAAATGCAGAAACAAGGCGCTGAAAACTGCTGCCGAGGTAAAAGGTGAATATCATGCCATcgattctcatatatatatactactttaTTATCTGTCTATTAATTTAGCATCTAGAAGGGAAATAATGTTAATTATGCATCtcacttttatatattataaattatccTTAAATAATATTCTTCCAGAATgagtttaatttttctttttccaagcaACTATTATTAAGATGttcctataaaaaaaatatccccAAAAAGACACaacttaataatataattttctatATGAGTAGAGATAAGACTCATAAGAGTTGTGTATGTTATTTAtctagaaaaatacacaaattaaaccATGTTTTTGCCATATATATTAGGATATGTTGGATAAGTTGGGTCATATATGAATTCAAGATATTAACACAGATTCAATAAATTGAAGAGTGTACCTGAATTCGTCATTGGAAACAGGGTTATCAATGGTAACAAACAAAGAGTTCATCAGGCAGCTATTAACGTGACAAGTTAgagaataatataattataagtaTACACCTAAATTGGTCTCAACAAATTTTAGATTAGACATTTTAAttccaataaatttttattactttaaaaatttttgagaattATTTCTATCAGTCAGCTTGATCTTTTTATCACTTAtactaaaatatttaatatgtGTATTAGACAAATAAAttcttaacaaattttattataaggtAATTAAATCCCTAATAAATACTGTTACAAGCCAAATTAATCCAGCTAAAAAGGAATCAATCAGTTTCAAAAacttctaaaataataaaaaaattgttaaaaattgttaaaatgtTTACTCTAATAATAGGTAAAATTCTAATAGGTAAATTCAAGTATTACTTACCTTTATGCCGCCTTGCGCGCCACGCTAATAATTTTCAATACATGAACAAAATTGTTAACACGAATTAagcataattattaaatttaacgtTTATGTCTAtagtatcatatcatatcatcatCGTCAACACAATTTTGATAAAAcaaaatccaaaattaattttagcgCACATTGTAGAAGGTTAGACAAATTGTTATCTTCTATATGTATATGCACAAATCATCACTCACATGCAGTTGTTGAAGTTGGTTgttgaagttgatagttaaaagttgttagataaaaatttaattaaatatattaaattgtcTAACAATTCTCAACTAACAAATTCattcataatataaaaataactatatatgagttttcataaaataaattagagTAATTATTCGCAGatattttaatctaaaaaattaagGTGAATACTCTAATgaagattttataattgtcttcGTATAAAGATACTTCATTTTAATTATTGGATGATAGATTTTAGGGATCAATTTCATATGCTATAAAAGTATTACCTTTATTTAAAGTGTAGTAAAATAAATAAGTCATAATTTTTTAAACCAAGATTATCATGAGAATTGAAGATATTTTTTGACATCTTCACTGGAATAGTCgtcaaaaattaatatataaaaatatctctaaaattttATTCCGACAAacaaattaattctaatttattttttaacagaataattatttaattaattttggagaCTGAGTTGGATGATTACTCAATAAATTATTAAGATGTTTAATGTACAAATGACACAGGTGTGACTTCAGTGGCATTAGAAGGGGACGACAAAGACCGTGTGGTAGTGACGGGCAACAATGTGGACACGATTTGTCTCATCAACCAAATGAACAAGAAGTTCAAGTGCGTGGCGATTCTTAAAGTAGAAGaagtgaagaagaaggaggagaacaAATGCTGTGCCGTTTTGTGTCTCCCATCGCCGTTGCTGTCGTCGTGTACCAACTGTTCGGACAATTGCAAATGTGTGGTTGTATGCTCATCAAAATGCGAGGGCAAATGTGACAAATGCGATAAATGCGAAAACCctaaatgcaaatgcaaatgtgTGTTGGTATGTCCAAAGTGTCAAAATACAAAATGTGATGGGAATAGGTGTCTTGTTATATGCTTCAAGTGCAAAAGCCCTAAGTGTGATGGCCAATATTGTAAGCCTCTTCCACAAGAACCATGCTATGTTAATAATTGCCCTCCATGGTGCAATTGTCCAAGGTGCTATGTACCGTACAATCCTCCACCTTACTACTACAATAGGGTTGTTTATGAATCAAACCCTGACAATTGCTCCATCATGTGATCGATCAATCATGATCAAACAATCTACAGATTCAATAATTAAGAGGAGGAGCCATACTTGCCAATTTGGGAGATGAAGAGAACGTTGATTATTAGTATGATATatatttaaatgttttttttacaACTGAATTTGGCAGAAACAAGTTTTCTAGAATGAAAAAGTTGATTTAGTAAAAAATTAGAGTCTTAGAATTTGTTTGGTgctattttcgaaaaagatattttttaataataattttttaaaatttttttacaaaaataaaagtataaaaaaatatttttatttattaattatgttcgagtaaaataagataaaaatattttttttgtttatttattatgtgaaaaatattttttaaaaaatattttttaaaaaaatatgtaaattatagtttttcaaaaaaatattttttatttttttaatatttttatttttactattagaaatttgtcaaatacactaaaaaataaaagaaatttattaaaaaatatttttttcttatcaatTTAATGACGCTAAATAAACAAgcatttaattacctttaaatCGAAGCAGGTCAAGCTTATATATAAATTTCATGGTGATTaagtctttattttttattttactaatattctcatattatatttttttttctccgtATTGGGTGCATATGATAGATTTGGCAACGAGTTACTGTAAATTTTCCAAAGTTCTTTTCCTTCTTGTTATAATAATGAAAACATGTTTACAACTTATTCCTAATTTCCTATGAAAATTTGGGAAGAGAAACTACTCTATCAGTTTCCGCTAAGTCTTGGTGATTCTAAAGTTTTAGAATATTGGTATAGCATTATTAGTTAACTCTTTTCTTCTACTATGTTTTATCGCGATACtagtatcttttttctttttaaaataaagataattttatCTGTTTTTATCATTCTGATTAAGatagtttttgtttgttttacaaaAGAATTATAATGGATCAGGtatttttttctccatttttaaATAAGTGTGGACTTAAAGTTTTCTTTGGATTAAGAAAATGATTTTGATCTCTGAGTATGTAGTACTTGATAAGTCAACAAGGCTGGAATTGATCTGTATGTTCACAATAAAGATTGGTATAATATGGAGTGCACGATCCCCCGCTGATGGTTGCATAATTGTGGCCATTAGCCCATTAGGAATAGTACAGTTGACATATacattagaaaattaaaatttctcaGTTTAATGGAAAAAAAGGAGGGAGAATTTCTCGTTACAAAGTTGCTAAAACCCACATTTTAGTTTCTCAAAGTTCAGGTATGTATGCCATGAGAGGAGCTAGATTAATTATTTAGGGAGGACATgttaattgatttattaaaaatattttgagtaaagtattgtttttgttccaacgtttgggataagtcctAAATTTGTCCTTAATGTTTTAATCGTTGTATTTAAAtttctaacgtttcaaaattgactcaatattattctgccgttagggatctattaacagaattgacggcgggacaaaattttgacaattttaaaacgttagagacttaaataggacaaaaacgttgaaacaaaaatgatacatagaaataaattttaattttatctttcaataatatcaattttttactgtatataatattcaattattttttaatcacatctaagtaaattatacttaatcataCTACTTTCAttccaaataaattttttttatatgtttatattaacttataactttaagtgtaaaattataacaaaataaatttatttacaatgaaagtaatgtgattaagtgtaatttacttaaatgtgattaaaaaataattgaatactatatactttaaaaaattgatattattgaaagataaaactaaaatttatttctatgtatcgtttttgtcctcaacgttttcgtcttatttaagtctctaacgttttaaaatcgtcttaattttgtcctaccgtcaattctgttaacagattcCTAATGGCAGGACATTgaatcaattttaaaacgttaaggaTTTAAATAAGACGATTGAAATGTTAAGGACAACTTTGAAACTTACCCCAAATATTAAGGACAAAAATGAGACTTTactcaaatattttatattgctatttttaataataaaatttaaataaaagttaatatataattttaatcaaatatttatacatatgtatttaatatctaattaaataaaaaatataccattaattttgtttttttacatGCATATGCAATATTTAcatgttatatattttttctgtaaaataataaaataatcttataagttaataaaaatacatataatgAATAAAGTAAGACAACAATATATAAAAGTTATCACTTACAATTTTATATTATGAAAAAGTTATTCgacgtattttttattttcaaaatatcttattattattgaatTCGTGTTAAAAGTAGCTACTAATTCTTTTTCTATGTAGATGACTAAATTATCTGTAAAAAATTCATCAGTTATTTTACTTTGAAgtcttgttttaataatttttatcattaaaaaagtTCTTTCTATTATTGTTGTATATACTGGTAGAATCAAAATAAAATGTATTATCTATCAACGAACCATGTGATAAGTTTTTGATTTTCTGTTTGTTGCAACTTGTTGCACAACTTAGAAAGGGTACTAATGCCTTTCAAATGATTTGGTATATCATGCTGATAATATTGCAActgaaatttcaaaatatttagttCATTAGAAAGAAAGTGAAAGGAATAAAACTTCTCTACTAATTTGCTAATTTTttcaatgttaaattatttaaaattgttttgaGGATCCAAAGCACAACTCAAAGTCAAAAGCTCTATTGTTTGCTTATTAAATccagggttaagtatgattttgttCCCTATGGTTTAggctaaaaaaattttttgtttccaacctttttttttcatacaaaattgtCCCTAAAGTTCAACGGAGTTTTAAATCACCCTTTTTAgtagattaaatttttaaataacaaaaatactctcttctctctcttctgatCTCACTACCACCACCATCCACTCACTACCACTCCATCACCATCTGCACCACCCCACCCACTACCACCCCATCATCATTtgttcatgaataaaacaagaaaatccaACCTTCAATAATAACCACAAataaatcaaaaccaaaatggcaATTCATCACCAAAACCATCATCATTAACAAGAACCAAGAAAATCATCATCGTCCAAATAAAAGAATCAAGAAAAGCAACAATAATCCAtgtttagaaattagggtttgtgaTGAAGAGGAAGAGAGTGAAGGAAACTAGGGCCAAGTGAGGAACacaaccaccaccactaccacctcCCTGACGATGATGAGGAACACGAAGGTGAGGGCCAGGCGTGTTGCAGCGAGGCGAGGGCGAGGGACAAGCGACAGCGAGGGCAAGGGCGACGGCGAAGCTtccttctctccttctctctctgagTTTTTGCTTCTCTCTCCGAGTCTCTGCTTCTCTCTCTTCTAAGGTGTGATGGAGATGATAATACTGAAGGTATAATTGTtcgaaagacgattttaaaactaagttgaaCCTTAAGGacgaatttaaatgaaaaaaaggTTGGGAACGAAATTTTTTTTTACCTAaatcttagggaccaaaatcgtatttAACCCTTAAATATACTTTCAACTCTTATATGTGAAAGTCAATCATTGTTAAGAATATATCTATTTGATAATGATGCTCAACTGTCAGACTTAGTTGACAAGATTGACCTCTTCCAAACATATATTGTGCACTCATATTAGGGACTTCAAGAATAATATGAATTAATTGTTGAAGAAGTAATTCCGATGTAAAAATAATATGAATTGCATTAAGAATATTGTAAGATTGTACTGTTGTTACAGTGCTTGGCACAGAATATTAGTGATTTTCGTAATCTTCTTCATCAagtggaaaataaaaacaaattcaaatgacaataatattttactaCTACCATAAAACTCACCTTTTTGTGTATAATTTGTTCTTTCTTCAATGATATTATTGAAAACAATATTGGTAGGAATATACATTTTTACTAAGCTACAactaaaattaaagagagagctcCATTGAGTATCCTCAACTCTTTGTAAAGTACTTACTTGATTCGTACGTAGCGTAAAATTTCTCTTTGAATATCATTTGAAGTATATTTAGCAATTTTTGGAGTATTTTTCAAAACATTCTTTTTTACTCTTTCATTGTAAGATCCCAAAAATcttaacattttcaaaaaattatctcTATTGCTTGAACTTTGACTTTCATCATTTCCTCCATATGTGCAACCTTGAAATATCAACCATCTAATACAATTTATAGATGCTCATagtcaaatttgatttttttcaatttcttctgATATTTGTTTATGAAGAAGTCTGTCGATATGTTGTAATTgtttcatcaaatcatcataTGATTTTAGCGTCTAATGATGGAATGAGTTGGGATCTTTGTCAATGTGATTCGGAAGAGCACATTCTTTTTTACTATTTACTTTCTTCCACTTCCTGAAACTATTCTCAATAAAAGTATTTGAACCTGTGTGCTAATTGAAGGTtccttaacaaaaaaaaacatggaaaataatatatgacatgatctTCTATAGAATATTCTAACTAAACTGGGAACAATTTAAACGATGAATATTCTTAGCGACGataatttttatcataaaaaaaataatggatAGTTATCAAGAATTGGTTGATTTGGCCCAAATTTAATATAAGCTCGACGAATTTTATCTCTTTAATTTGAAGGAAACTTCTAAATCATTGATCGCAATCTAAGGTATCTTTTCAAATAAAAACATCCAGTTGATTAGGAAGAAGTTGTGAACGTTTTGAGCTATTCAATAAAAAACTTGAAGTAATAAAATTTGATGGTCCCTTGATGTGTTAGAGTAATAATAGTAGAAGTATCTTCATTACTTTGATCTCTTCTTTCAAAAAAATGTATCAATAATTTTAAACTTACTTATAATTCAAATGGCTAAATAAAtttctataattaaaaatatacttAGCAAAAAGTGCATATTACAATTTATAatctttataatataaaaattatattttaattcataaaaagatatttaaaatttagaacaatAATACTAACATTGTagcattaataataaaaaattataataaaataattaattaaaaaactaaataaacaaactaacatatagttatatataaacacaacaaataataataaattaagtaaataactaaatatataaaaaattataagaaagcaATCAAGTAAGACtactaaaaaaagtaaaattaatttatttaaattaaaaaaattaaaatatattttatctattttattatttacctATATATATAATGTATGACTTTGTGTCTCATTGTAGAAGAAGGGTGGAAATAAAACCttttttgtaaaagaaaaatGGGATCACTTGTTAAAC
Coding sequences within it:
- the LOC112799802 gene encoding uncharacterized protein, producing the protein MKQKIVMRMQMDCEKCRNKALKTAAEVKGVTSVALEGDDKDRVVVTGNNVDTICLINQMNKKFKCVAILKVEEVKKKEENKCCAVLCLPSPLLSSCTNCSDNCKCVVVCSSKCEGKCDKCDKCENPKCKCKCVLVCPKCQNTKCDGNRCLVICFKCKSPKCDGQYCKPLPQEPCYVNNCPPWCNCPRCYVPYNPPPYYYNRVVYESNPDNCSIM